TACTTGCCACATGTCCATTCATGATATGAAGGATGATTTATATGTCATATTAATAACTATTCAATAAGTTTAATTGGATTAGCTTTTACCATCTGAGAgctatgaatttagatctaaatctaaacatATCAATTAATGGATTGGATTTGTTTGGCGATATTCAATCCATTCAATACAATAGACTTAATTAAATAGGTTAAGGATGAGTCCAATCTTATTAAAGAAAATATATGAATAGATTACAATATTTTACAAGATAGATTTGCCTCTCTTGCATCCAATTTATAAGAAAGAATAGTTTTGATTATATAGTTTGAGTTTGGATATGGATACTATGTTATCTTACCAAAAAATCTGGagatgattttgataaaaaaatttgcatcacaaaatctatttttattGTTACATAAAATAAGTTAATAAATATACAATGAGATATAAAATCAACTACGTGTCTCCATCTCTAATTAATATGTAGAACAAAACaacaatttatatatataaataaataatatttattatatattttgaaCATGGATGCTATCTTAATTGAATTTAGGATTACAATCTTAGCAAAATTCTTAGAGACTATTTTAATAGAAGTTACATCATAAATCTATTTTGCttgttatgtaaaaaaaaaaaacaaagctaATGCAATGAAATAAAATCAAATGCTCATATTTATCCCTCACTAATAACTAGATCAAAGCAATATGATAATCTTTATATcccatataatattatatatttatatatttccaTAGATCCACTCATTGTGTTATAACAATATGAAAACTAATATGTAAAGTATTTTCATTTGATTCCATACAccttccccttctctctctctctttcgtaAATTAAGAGAATGCAGTGTTAAATACAAAAAGTGTATCCAAAATAAAAGTTTTTTAAGTTTAAAAAAATCATGCGACCGTAGCTATTAGTTACAACAGTGGGCGGAGTAAGAAAAAACAGTGGGTGCAAATATCAGCATCCGAGGGAAACAAGAGAAAAGCATAATAAAAAAATGACACGTCATCATCTCTTCCCGTAGAAGAGAAAGCAAGCGAAAGCGAGAGAGAGGATTCGGAGAATCCTAGAtctctccttctcccttttcctcttattttgctccttcaatcgcccaaaaatttgaattttccaTCAATTAAGCATAaaactccttttcttttctctctaatCAAGAGTCGAGGGCTCAAAAGTACCAGAGAGAGGATTAAAAtagggaaaaagaagaaaaaggtggagAAAGTAGCGAGGGATTCCTTAACGCCGCGGCAAAATCTATGCTCTATTCCCGAATCCACACTCTCAGCTTCAGAAATCTTTGATGGCTATTTCCTCTTCTGCCCCTTTGATCTCCCCTTTTTTCCGATCTTTTCGGGCGGGGGAGAGCTGGGCTGAGCTTTATTCCTTCTTCTAGGGCTTCTGGGCATTGCCATTTTTGCCCAAATAGTTGTTGGTTTTGGGTTTTTCATCTGATTTGACTTGATCTGGTAGATGTCGCTGTTTCGGAAGTTCTTCTATCGAAAGCCGCCCGATGGGCTTCTGGAGATCTCTGAGAGAGTTTATGGTATGCTCGAGtcaccttcttttttcttttcttacgaATGCTGGCTTAGAGTGTCGTTTTTCTGACTTTTTTTGATGTTATTTTGTTTAAATTGGTCTGTAATATGAATTTTTCTTGACAACATTTggcctttttcttcattttgagcgAAAGATCGAATCTTTTCCTTTGTTTTGAGAGAAAGTTTGAATCTCTTTCGTGTTTATAGTTTCTCATGTAGTGTTTTGGAGATTGCGACTTGTTTGCATAGAAAATTATTTGTTGTGCCTTTATGGAGACGATTTAATCCCGGGACTTCTTTGGAAGAGCTCATGAATTTTTCGAACTTGGAGATGTTTACCATTTTGGAACTCCACCTAAATGATTTATGTCCTGTTGTCcgactttattttctaatttttatggCCATTGTAAGTAAAACTCGTTCCTTGGATTGTGATTGTTCTAATTGGATTTAAATATTGAATCGTAATCTTGATTCCTGAGGGAAAAAGTATTTTCCCACTCTCATCCTATAAAGACACTCGCTGTCTTTACCGGACTTTTTGATTCTCATTTATTCAGGGGATTTATTGGCTCTTTAAGTGTTGCTTAAAAGAAAACTTTTTTAATCAAAAGCTGTTATCCTGTCTACCTGCAGTGTTTGATTCCTGCTTCACGACTGATGTATTGGAAGAAGATGAATACAAAGTCTACATGGGTGGCATTGTGGCTCAGCTTCGAGATCATTTCCCTGATGCCTCCTTCATGGTGTTCAACTTTCGGGAGGGAGAAAATCAAAGCCAGATAGCTACCATTTTATCGGAGTACGACATGACCGTGATGGACTACCCCCGGCACTATGAAGGCTGTCCACTGCTCACAATGGAAATGATTCACCATTTTTtaaggtcaagtgagagttggCTCTGTCTAGGTCTGCAAAACCTCTTGTTGATGCACTGTGAACGAGGTGGATGGCCAGTGCTGGCTTTCATGTTAGCAGCACTTTTGGTCTACCGAAAGCAGTACACGGGCGAGCAAAAAACATTGGACATGATTTACAAGCAAGCCCCCCGTGAGCTCCTGCAGTTGCTGTCGCCGCTGAATCCTTTGCCGTCTCAGCTGAGATACTTGCATTACATATCGAGGAGAAATGTTGGCTCAGAGTGGCCTCCACTTGATCGGGCGCTAACTTTGGATTGTGTCATTCTTAGGATTATTCCTACCTTTGATGGGGAGGGTGGCTGCCGGCCAATTTTTCGGATTTATGGACAAGATCCATTAGATGCTGTGGATCGGACACCTAAAGTTCTGTTCTCCACACCCAAGAAGAGCAAACTCATTCGGCTCTACAAACAGGTGATTTCGGATTTGCTCCATAGAGTCATGTCAGTTTTATAAAGATTGGGAATTATAAAATTGCAATAGTTTTGATATTATCCTGTTTTATACAACAAAACTTTTAATCCAGTATGCCAAAGTTCTCAAAATCAACTTTCTGAACTGGATTGATGAAGTCGATTTGCAAGCAGTAACCCTGTTAATAATTTGATTTGCTAGTTACACTAGAAACTTGGTTGCTTATGTTGGTAGGGATATGGATAACCCCATCAAATGTCCTCATTCTCCAACAGACTTGTATTTTGAAGGTGGTCTTATACATACGAAGTGTGAGATTACTATATTGAATCTAGACTctgtttgaagtttgaactcAACTTCACCATTCGTAAAATATAACGTTATGGCATTTCACTTATTTTGTTCGTGGATGCAGGCAGATTGTGAACTAGTTAAGATTGACATTCATTGCCACATTCAGGGAGATGTTGTACTCGAGTGCATCAGCTTAGATGAGGATCTCAAGCGTGAAATAATGATGTTTAGGGTCATGTTCAATACAGCCTTCATTAGGTCTAATATTTTGATGCTAAACCGTGATGAACTTGATATTATGTGGGATGCTAAAGATAGGTTTTCAAAGGATTTTAGAGTCGAGGTGTGTATCACTCTTCTGTCCATGAATAGATTAGTTCTCATCAAAACTTTCGGTCATAAGCGgatttctttttttgtttgaaGGTTCTTCTTTCTGAAATGGATTCAGCTAATTCAGATATCACTATGGATCTGCCAATTGGCGAGGAGAAAGAAGGGCTTCCAATAGAAGCATTTGCCAAAGTGCAAGAAATCTTTAGCAATGTGGATTGGTTAGATGCAAAGGGAGATGCTTCAATGCATGTTCTTCAGCAAATTACCTCACCAGACGCTTTCCAAGAAAAGCGGGACACAGATTCTCCGCAGAAAATACAGGCTGATAATATGCCACAAAAATCAATGCTTCAAGAGAAAGTCAAATCTGATGCAACCAGTGACGAAACCAAGAACTCACTATATACCCCAAGGCAGCAATCAATCTCATTGCTTACACATTCTCCTGATTCCATCTCGAAGAACCAAAATACTCAGCTCCCTGACCTGCAGGTTGCTCGACAACATCCTTCACAGCTTAAAATAATATCTCAGCGTATTCCAGCATCTCGGTCAAGTCCATCTTTTTCTTGCAATTCTCTGCCAGGCTCTCCTTCACATGTTTCAAGATATAATAGCGCACCTTCGGCTCTTGGCATTACAGCTCTTCTCCACGATCATGCTGCATTTGGAAAGTCTGAAGTTTCTCATTCAGCGATAATTTCTCCTGCTCTGTCCCTTTCAACTGGTTCAGCTTCTGGACCTTCAGGAACCAACCTTTCTTCTAAACCATCGTCACCACcatcagcagcagcagcagcagcaccaCCACCACAATTACCTTCTTTAGCAAGCTATGCTCAAAAGACTACAGTAACTCCTCCGCCtattcctccccctcctcctcctagtATGGGTACAAATGCTAGTGCAACTGCTGCTACCGCCACTGCCACCTCCACTTCTaaaccaccaccaccacctccaccaCCACCACAACCGGTGTCTGTGACACCAGCAAGGCCAATCCCACAAAgtgcaccaccaccaccacctgcTCAGAAGGTGAAGGTTTCATCTTCAATACCTGATACCTCCATTCCTTCACCTTCAAATGATGAAGCATTTTCACCTTTGCTACCTGATGCAACTACTTGTGTTCTACCTAAAAATCAGCTGCCCTCTAGAAACATATCCAACATGTCATTACCAactccaccacctcctcctccacctccgaTTTCCTTACCAACTTGTTGTCCTTCCCCTCAGTCTTTGAAGAAAAATGAGAGGGCTAGAGTTCCTCtcccaccacctcctcctccatGTGCTGGGCCTGCGCTGTCTGTAGTTACACCTTCAGCACCACTGCCACCCCCACCACCTCAGATTTCATCAAAGAATTCTGGTGGTCTTACTTTCAAACCAACATCCACCACAGCTGTCCCACCTCCTCTTCCTACTTCCCAGAAGGGACCTAGTGCTACCTCTTCTCAGCCTAACTGTTCTGGAAGTAAAGTACCTCCACCACCTCCAAATGGTATCAGTGCTCCTCCACCACCTCCTAATGGTATCAGTGCTCCTTCATTGGGTGGGAAAGGACGGAGTCTGTCACGTACTACAAGTCCTAGGAGTATGCAGTCTACCCAGTCATCAACCAAAAGGGCCAATTTGAAGCCATTGCACTGGGTTAAAGTAACAAGAGCAATGCAGGGAAGTTTGTGGGCCGACGCCCAAAAATCTGATGAAGCCTCAAAGTATATGACTGTCCACAATTACTTATGGTTTTTATACAGATTTGCTAGACAGAAGGCTCATGTGTTCATTGTAATTCTCTCTATGCTAGGGCTCCAGAGTTTGATATGTCTGAACTTGAGAGTCTTTTCTCAGCAGCAGTGCCAAATTCAGTGGGCTCATCTGGAAAGTCAAGTGGGCGTTCCACCGGACCAAAATCTGACAAAGTTCATCTGGTAATTGACTCCTTTATTTTCACAGTTTTTAGAGCATATTACTCTTTCAAGGGCTTGCTGATCATCTCGTAATTGACTTCTTTATTTCCCCATTTTTTTAGAACATGTTACTCTTTCAAGGGCTTGCTGACCTAGGATCATTTACTTGGTTCATCTTGCTCTGATTTTGTTGCTTGTTTGATGAAGTTATAGTCCTATTTTCAAGTCCTTTTTCCCTTGAATATGTGAAATTCAGtttctaaaatttctctatcacttaaaaattaataatagagCTTGGTTAGTCTAAATTTCATGTAAGCTATTAGAATGAAGAGTCATGTGGTTAATTGTGGATCTGGTGCCTCAGcaaaactttatatatatatatatatatatatatatgtatatgtatatgtatatgtgtatatatatatatgtatatatgtatatgtatatgtatgtgtatatatgtatatgtatatatatatatgtgtgtgtgtgtgtgtgtgtgtgtatatgtatatagatatatatgtgtgtgtgtatgtgtgtgtgtgtgtgtatatatatatatatatatatatatatatatatatatatgtatgtatgtatgtatgtatgtatgtatgtatgtatgtgtctatatatatatatgtgtatgtatatatatatatatgtgtatgtctatatatatatgtgtgtgtatgtatatatatatatattataaagttAAAAGGACAATTCATGACCCTTTGTCAATGCTACTTTTCTTTCCCTCTCTTTGTGATTAATATGATGCgattatatcgatgtaaaatagTAAACAAACATTAATAGCAAAGAGGTCTCACAATAGAAAGGAAACTAGATTGCATTTTAAAGCAGGAAAGGCAACCCCAAGCCAGCTAGCCTAAGGAATATCAGAATACTAATCGTGTTAGTTATTATTTTTGGGAATTGCTGAATGAGATGATGGATTTTGGTTGTATAGGAGGAGGAATCCATGACTCGGTCTAACTTAGGTGATCTAATACAAAAAGAAGATGGTTTTGACTCTAATTAAAAAAATGGAAATTCTCCATAAATCTAATTTGACAAATAGTATTGTTGATCCAAACTGACTTATGATTTTGCATTGCTTGGCATGTTTTTTTATCAAATCCAGCTATAGGAATGCCATCTTTTAGTTTTGATGCCTTGAAACATGCCTCTTTATGCTGATCTACTTGAACTATGCATATACATAGGTCAACGAACTCACTTTGGGTTAGAAATGTTTTTTAGATTACTAACTTCTATGGTTGGAGCCAAAGTTTTAAATTCCATGGAATGGAGGTGTCTTGGTATCTCCATAGAATAGTAAAGGAGCAAAAGAGCTTACCCTCTAGGATTTCattgatcaatatatatagaGTACAGGATGCTTATATATGGCAACATAGGCCACCAATAATATAGTAATAATACAACAAATATATGGCAATATAGACCAGCAATAATATTAGCAAATAATACCATAAAAACCTCCACTATATATGGAAAGAAATATGCAATCCTAACATCCCTCCGCAAGTTGAGCATACTTAGCATGGAGGCAAAGATTGATGCGCAAAATTGAAAATCGAGAAGTGGACAAAGGTTTGGTGAAGATGTCAGCAAGTTGTTTGTTAGAAGAGATATGGACCACATCCAAATCATCCGATTGAACTTTCTCCCATAAGAAGTGATGATCAATTTCAATGTGCTTCATATGGGCATGTAAAACAAGATTTGCAACAAGATATATTATGCTAAGATTATCACAATAGATGCGAATAGAGTGCTATAAGGAGATGTCAAGATCACGAAGTAGACGATGGATCCAGACTGTCTCAGCCAATGAGTAGGCCACAGATCGATACTCCACTTCAGAATTGGAGCGAGAAATGCTAGGCTGCTTCTTAGTTGACCATGAGATAAGATTAAGTCCAAGAAATATGCAATACCCTGAAGTGGACCTCTGTGTATTTGGACAACCAACCCAATCAGCATCTGAAAAAGCAACAAGTGATGGATTCAAACAGCGGGAGATGAAAATGCTGTAGGACAGTGTCCTGCGAATGTACTGGAGAAGACGTTTAACAGCTTGCATATGTATCTTGCGAGGTGCATGGAGATACTAAGCAACCGTATTAATAGCATATAAGATGTTAGGTCTTGTGAAAGTAAGATATTGCAGAGCACCAACTATTTGACGATAGATAAAAAAAGGGATCTACAAGAAGACGCCCTTCATGAGTCGAGAAATGAGCACTCGGAGAGAGAGGAGCAACTGGCTTGTGAGAAAACCATGATGCTCAAGTAGTTGACGTGTGTAGTTCTGTTGAGTCAGATGAAGATCAGATGGTGAGCTAGTGACTTCAATGCCCAAAAAATAATGTAGAGGTCCCAAGTCCTTCATTGCAAACTCTCACTGTAAAATGCCCATAAGAGCCTCTAAAAGAGGAGGAGCTTCCAGTAACAATGATATCATTAACATATAGGAGAAGAATGAGAGTGTCAGAAGAGGAGCGATAAATAAATATGGAGGAATCTACGGTACTTCCAAAAAAATCAATCTCAGAAAGAAAGTAAAGCGTTGAAACCAAGCCCGAGGTGCCTGCTTGAGTTTATAGATGGCTTTTCGTAGGTGGCAGACATGATGAGGAAAAGAAGGGTTCACAAAGTCAAGTGGTTGTTTGATATAGACTTCTTCAAAGAAACACCATGAAGAAAGGCATTCTTCACATTAAGTTGTCGAAGCGGCCACCCAGAGGAGAAAGCAACAGAAATAATAGTGTGGATAGTAGTCGGcttgatgattgatgaaaaagtttTTGCAAAATCAATATCCTATTGCTGTTTGTAGCCTTGAGCCACAAGCCGAGCCTTGAGACGCTCAACATAATCATCTACCTTCCGCTTAACCTTGTGTACCTATTTGTAGCCAATAAGATTAATGGATGGTGGAGGAGGAACAAGATCTCAAGTAGAGTTAGCTAATAAGGCATCAAATTTTTCGATCATAGCTGCATGCCAACATGCATCCTGAAAACCCTCAGCAAAAGATTTAGGCTCGGTGAGAAGAAAAGAATTTTTAGAAGCGAGGAAGGAGGTAGACTCAGTAATATCCTTTGTTATGGATCGAATGAGCATAGAGTGTGTACGAAAAGATGGAGGAGGAACAATAGGTGAAATAGATAAAGAAGGTGGTGAAACTGGTAGGTCTCCAGTAGGAGTGGAAAGGGGAGGTTCAGAAGGTGTAGGAGCATGGTCGGTTGTAGTGGTGGGTGCAATAGCCTTGGAGGTTGTTCGTCTGGTATAGATCCGGAGCTCTTTCTGACCAGCAGCAGTGGTATGGTTCTCACTCTAATCTATATGGCATTATGATTCAAGTTGGTAATAAATTGAATTAATGACTCAGAGGTTGGTGAAATAGGCAAAGTGGACCGGTCGGTACAAGAAGTGCTAGGACTATCGATagtagaaatataagtgaaattGAAACGAGAGAGTGCATCAATAGTAGGACTCTCACCCGTAAAGGAGGATtagaaagaaaattttgaaatatgtAAAAATCTAAAATAGAAGAATCAGTTGCGGAAGatgtagaaaatttagagagagggaTATGAAAAAACTATTTCAACAAAGGTAACAtgcctaaaaataaattttttttcagtgcttGGATATAGGCAACAAAACCCTTTTTACTTATTTGAGAGTCCCAAGAATACACAAGGGAGTGATCGGGGAGAGAGCTTATGTTTGGCAATATTCTGTATATCATGATAACATAAGCATTCAAAAACTTTTATAAGTTGTAAGTCAGAATGGACACAACTATGCAAAGCATTGTATGgtgatttttcattcaaaataacaAGTGAAGGAGTATGATTTATAAGAAAAATGATAGTTTGTAGGACCTCTACCTAAAAGCGAGGAGGCATGCAAGCTTGAAAAAGAGGACTTCGAATAACATTGGATAAATGTCTTTCCTCTCGGCAATACCATTTTGTTGCGGTGTGTGAGGATACGAGAATCTCTGAATAATTTCAGTTTGTGAACACAGAGCTGAGAATTTTTCATTTACAGACTCATCATTGtcagattgaaaaattttaatattgtgatgataaatatttttaatcattgcttgaaactctaaaaatttttcaaaaacctcatgtttaaattttaaaagataaatcCAAGAATAACGGGAGTAATCATCCACAAATATGACATAATATTTATATTCAGAAATAGAGGGAACAGGTGCTTGCCATACATCTGAATGCACAAGTTGAAAAAAAAAGCagattttgatttagaatcatcaaaaggaagtttgacatattttttcatATTGCATGCATTGCAAACATATAATTTGAGTTCAGAATgaccatcaaaaataattttatttttttaataaatttagaaaGAACAGCAAGACTGGGATGATCTAATCGTCTATGCCAAATATCTCCATTAAATCTAGATGCAACAAAGACCGACCGTTGCTTATTTCTTACACTTGCAACTTTAGAAGAAATTGGATAGAATGAAGTTCTTGAACTACAGCATCTGAGAAGCTCCTTTCTCGTTTTCAGATCCTTTATAGAAAAATCGAAAGAGTCAAATTCAAAATGAGAATTATTATCATGGCAAAATTGACGAACAGAAagtaaatttcttttaatagaagGAACAACAAGAACATTTTTGAAAGCAAAGGAGTTGGAAGAAGTATTCAACTGTGTTTGACCAATCTGAGTAATATTAAGTAAATTTTCATTACCAACTAGAATTTTTCCATGTCCATTATAAGGTTTAGAGAGAGAGAATACCAGGATTAGCAGTCATATGATTAGATGCTTCAGTATCTGGGTACCAAACTTCCTCACCAGGCTTCTTAAGGCTCATAGCAATGAAGGGCTGAGGAATATCATCTGTCGTGAAAGCATGGTTGAAGCGTTGCCTGCACTGAAGAGCAGAATGATTAAATTTTTCACATATCTGTCATTGTGTGCTAGATTGTGGAACATGGGGTTGTTGATTATGTTGATTAGGATGAGAAAAGGACTGAGGATATATGTATGCTTTATTGTATCAACAATCAAGATTTGAATTGTCTGCCACGCTGTCCTCGGCCTCCGCAAAAACTACCCCTGTGTCCACCATGATGACCCTGACCGTGATTTGCATAAAGGGCTTCTGCTTCAGTGGTGGAAGGAGCAGGTGGTGTTGTCAATCTGGCATGATgctgaatttttgtttcttcttgtatTAGAAGTGGTTGAAGTTACTCAAAAGTAGGTTTTATTCTGTGCGTGTTTAATGCACTTACAAATCCACTATATTCCTCTGGTAGTCCCAGAAGAACAATCATGACCAAATTATGATCCGACTTGAATTCAGCAATCGCCTGGAGGGCATcccctatggattttattttttgcatatatTCACTCATATCCATTGATCCTTTCTTGATGTTTTGTAACTCAGATTTCAG
Above is a genomic segment from Elaeis guineensis isolate ETL-2024a chromosome 1, EG11, whole genome shotgun sequence containing:
- the LOC105038138 gene encoding formin-like protein 18, whose amino-acid sequence is MSLFRKFFYRKPPDGLLEISERVYVFDSCFTTDVLEEDEYKVYMGGIVAQLRDHFPDASFMVFNFREGENQSQIATILSEYDMTVMDYPRHYEGCPLLTMEMIHHFLRSSESWLCLGLQNLLLMHCERGGWPVLAFMLAALLVYRKQYTGEQKTLDMIYKQAPRELLQLLSPLNPLPSQLRYLHYISRRNVGSEWPPLDRALTLDCVILRIIPTFDGEGGCRPIFRIYGQDPLDAVDRTPKVLFSTPKKSKLIRLYKQADCELVKIDIHCHIQGDVVLECISLDEDLKREIMMFRVMFNTAFIRSNILMLNRDELDIMWDAKDRFSKDFRVEVLLSEMDSANSDITMDLPIGEEKEGLPIEAFAKVQEIFSNVDWLDAKGDASMHVLQQITSPDAFQEKRDTDSPQKIQADNMPQKSMLQEKVKSDATSDETKNSLYTPRQQSISLLTHSPDSISKNQNTQLPDLQVARQHPSQLKIISQRIPASRSSPSFSCNSLPGSPSHVSRYNSAPSALGITALLHDHAAFGKSEVSHSAIISPALSLSTGSASGPSGTNLSSKPSSPPSAAAAAAPPPQLPSLASYAQKTTVTPPPIPPPPPPSMGTNASATAATATATSTSKPPPPPPPPPQPVSVTPARPIPQSAPPPPPAQKVKVSSSIPDTSIPSPSNDEAFSPLLPDATTCVLPKNQLPSRNISNMSLPTPPPPPPPPISLPTCCPSPQSLKKNERARVPLPPPPPPCAGPALSVVTPSAPLPPPPPQISSKNSGGLTFKPTSTTAVPPPLPTSQKGPSATSSQPNCSGSKVPPPPPNGISAPPPPPNGISAPSLGGKGRSLSRTTSPRSMQSTQSSTKRANLKPLHWVKVTRAMQGSLWADAQKSDEASKAPEFDMSELESLFSAAVPNSVGSSGKSSGRSTGPKSDKVHLIDLRRANNCEIMLTKVKMPLADLMSSVLALDDSVLDVDQVDNLIKFCPTKEEMELLKGYNGDKESLGKCEQYFLELMKVPRVESKLRVFSFKIQFRSQVADLSGHLNIVNSASEKIRSSVKLKRIMQTILSLGNALNQGTARGSAIGFRLDSLLKLTDTRARNNKMTLMHYLCKVLADKLPELLDFPKDLVSLEVASKIQLKTLAEEMQAINKGLEKVEQELTASENDGPVSQTFRQTLKQFLVVAEAEVRALTSLYSTVGRNADALALYFGEDPARCPFEQVVSTILNFVRMFVRAHEENCKQLELEKKKAQKEAENEKMKLNILKKDPEIVSRSPTKNASTS